One window from the genome of Falco peregrinus isolate bFalPer1 chromosome 15, bFalPer1.pri, whole genome shotgun sequence encodes:
- the TMPRSS5 gene encoding transmembrane protease serine 5 — MSPAFGKQFPDNPPGAEDAMQSRKSWTSEPRREARRTWASPGHDSANACLKPLCTVKRLFLLLGVTGLLAGTAAGAWLLVKHLRKPQRDQGFTLLQEPDAMPACSDGEEEDPVVRGAPSRVSFRINVANSLLEAQMEGHPGWLLVCHEHWSLSLGTLLCRQLGYLRMTHQKGVNLTDVKVNNTQEFVQVRPHQEGSLEDMWQVRSSCQSGRIAALKCSECGLRRGAARVVGGADVPPGRWPWQVSVYHGSQHHCGGSVLAHEWIVTAAHCVHSYRRLQASAWLVFAGVITHGSIKQEAGVSVKKIIYHPLYNDNSLDYDIALLKLQVPLNFSDAVRAVCLPPAQQDLFQGTQCWVSGWGYTRPDQAQVTETLKEALVPLIGTKRCNSSCMYAGELTARMLCAGYLHGKIDACQGDSGGPLVCQDEAAWRLVGIVSWGQGCAEPNHPGVYANVAQLLPWIHHVTEIY, encoded by the exons ATG AGCCCAGCCTTTGGTAAGCAGTTTCCTGATAACCCGCCTGGCGCTGAGGATGCCATGCAAAGCCGCAAGAGCTGGACGTCAGAGCCAAGGAGGGAAGCAAGGAGAACATGGGCCTCCCCGGGACACG ATTCTGCTAATGCATGTCTCAAACCTCTCTGCACCGTCAAGaggctgttcctgctgctcGGGGTCACCGGGCTGCTGGCGGGGACAGCAGCGGGGGCATGGCTCCTAG TGAAACACCTGAGGAAGCCTCAGCGAGACCAGGGCTTCACCTTGCTGCAGGAGCCAGACGCGATGCCAGCGTGCAGTGATGGTGAAGAGGAAGACCCCGTGGTCCGTGGGGCTCCCAGTAGAG TGTCTTTCAGGATAAATGTGGCCAACTCCTTGCTGGAAGCACAGATGGAAGGCCACCCCGGCTGGCTCCTGGTGTGCCATGAGCACTGGAGTCTctccctgggcaccctgctctGCCGGCAGCTCGGGTATCTCAG GATGACCCATCAGAAAGGAGTGAACCTGACAGATGTCAAGGTGAACAACACTCAGGAGTTTGTTCAGGTGAGACCCCACCAGGAAGGCAGCCTGGAAGACATGTGGCAGGTCAG GAGCAGCTGTCAATCAGGTCGAATTGCGGCTCTGAAATGCTCAG AGTGTGGGCTGcgccgcggggctgcgcgggtGGTGGGGGGCGCAGACGTGCCCCCAGGGCGCTGGCCCTGGCAGGTCAGCGTGTACCATGGCTCCCAGCACCACTGCGGAGGCTCCGTGCTGGCACACGAGTGGATTGTCACAGCAGCTCACTGCGTGCACAG TTACAGGCGGCTTCAGGCCTCTGCCTGGCTGGTTTTTGCAGGCGTTATCACCCACGGCTCCATcaagcaggaggctggggtatcggtaaagaaaataatttatcacCCGCTTTATAACGACAACAGCCTTGACTATGACATTGCTCTGCTGAAGCTCCAGGTCCCCCTGAATTTCTCAG ATGCCGTCCGTGCCGTGTGTCTGCCGCCCGCCCAGCAGGACCTCTTCCAGGGCACGCAGTGCTGGGTGTCCGGCTGGGGCTATACCAGACCAGACCAAG cACAGGTTACCGAGACACTGAAGGAAGCACTCGTTCCCTTGATCGGTACCAAGCGGTGCAACAGCTCGTGCATGTACGCCGGCGAGCTCACTGCCAGGATGCTGTGTGCCGGCTACCTGCACGGGAAAATCGACGCGTGCCAG GGTGACAGCGGGGGGCCCCTGGTCTGCCAGGATGAAGCCGCCTGGCGCTTAGTAGGCATCGTGAGCTGGGGGCAGGGCTGCGCGGAGCCCAACCACCCTGGGGTTTATGCCAATGtggcccagctcctgccttggATTCATCACGTCACTGAG ATCTACTAG